One genomic region from Planctomycetia bacterium encodes:
- a CDS encoding PIG-L family deacetylase, whose amino-acid sequence MAELDFPTLDVIAVGAHPDDVEIACGGTLAQLVRQGYRVGIIDLTDGEPTPRSPGPEVRLAEAAAAAKALGVETRIQLDLTNRRLFDTFENRVALAKEFRKYRPKLVIGFGEKTPLASPDHWQAMQITDAAVFYSRLTKWDEQFDGLPVHTIAAQLYFSLSFISLEMPPGLGHFVADISDTLDMKMASIRCYQTQFPPEKAQVFDRAMSIAHHYGTAAGFRAGELFSSPRTLGASDVMKLVFR is encoded by the coding sequence ATGGCGGAATTGGACTTCCCAACCCTCGACGTCATCGCCGTAGGCGCTCATCCGGATGATGTGGAAATCGCCTGCGGCGGCACGCTAGCACAACTCGTCCGGCAAGGCTATCGCGTCGGCATCATCGACCTCACCGACGGCGAACCCACGCCGCGCTCGCCGGGACCGGAAGTGCGGCTGGCCGAAGCCGCCGCGGCCGCCAAAGCGCTGGGCGTCGAGACGCGCATTCAACTCGATCTGACCAATCGCCGGCTCTTCGACACGTTCGAGAACCGCGTCGCGCTCGCCAAGGAGTTCCGCAAGTACCGGCCGAAACTCGTCATCGGCTTCGGCGAGAAAACGCCGCTCGCCTCGCCCGATCACTGGCAGGCGATGCAAATCACCGACGCCGCGGTGTTCTATTCCCGGCTCACCAAGTGGGACGAACAGTTCGACGGCTTGCCGGTCCACACCATCGCCGCACAGCTCTACTTTTCGCTGTCTTTCATCTCGTTGGAAATGCCGCCCGGCCTCGGACATTTCGTCGCCGACATCTCTGACACGCTCGACATGAAAATGGCGTCGATCCGCTGCTATCAAACCCAGTTCCCGCCCGAGAAGGCGCAGGTCTTCGACCGGGCGATGTCCATCGCGCACCACTACGGCACCGCCGCCGGCTTCCGCGCCGGCGAACTCTTCTCCAGCCCGCGCACGCTCGGTGCGTCGGACGTGATGAAGCTGGTGTTCCGCTAA
- a CDS encoding type II toxin-antitoxin system ParD family antitoxin encodes MSTIQVELTEHFRQFVDGQIASGSFPDAGEVVRAALRLLERQTNEDQERLELLRKLCNEGIEQLDRGEGIMLHGEEELKEYLHGLGRQACERASEVGQ; translated from the coding sequence ATGTCAACGATCCAGGTGGAATTGACTGAGCATTTTCGACAGTTTGTTGACGGCCAGATCGCCAGTGGCAGTTTTCCGGACGCGGGAGAAGTGGTGCGCGCTGCACTGCGCCTGCTAGAACGGCAGACCAATGAGGATCAGGAAAGACTGGAATTGCTCAGAAAGTTGTGCAACGAAGGGATCGAACAGCTTGATCGCGGAGAAGGCATTATGCTGCACGGCGAGGAAGAGTTGAAGGAATACTTACATGGCCTCGGCCGTCAAGCGTGCGAAAGGGCTTCCGAGGTCGGGCAATGA
- the cbiE gene encoding precorrin-6y C5,15-methyltransferase (decarboxylating) subunit CbiE codes for MPAPTTERRKIHIIGIGDDGVAGLTNQARQLIDEADLLLGAEHTLALAPKSKAERFVLGANLDQAVARLSAAAQQRAVVLASGDPLFYGTARYLCERVGKDHFDVTPHVSSMQLAFARVKESWEEAYLTNLANHAFDAVIEKIRVAEKVGMFTSAAHTPAAVAKALIDRKIDYFSCYVCENLGSPDERVTQGELADIAGHEFAPLNVMILVRKPHVPDRPAEALGKRLFGNPDVMFLQSKPKSGLLTPAEVRSMALAEMDLGPRSIVWDIGAGSGSVAVEAAQLASGGTTYAIEMDQEDHSLILANAQRFGLTNLVPVLGRAPEAWRDLQEPDAIFLGGTGRELGDLVEAAYERLRIGGRLVANVGSIENLADVHGTLQRRESDVKVWMINVARGTYQLERVRFDALNPSFLLAVVKTG; via the coding sequence ATGCCCGCCCCGACCACAGAACGACGCAAGATTCACATCATCGGCATCGGCGACGACGGCGTCGCGGGGCTGACAAACCAGGCCCGGCAATTGATTGACGAGGCGGATTTGCTGCTCGGGGCGGAGCACACGCTAGCCCTCGCGCCGAAGTCCAAGGCCGAGCGATTCGTGCTCGGGGCGAACCTGGATCAGGCCGTGGCGCGGCTCTCGGCCGCCGCGCAACAGCGGGCCGTGGTGCTGGCCTCCGGCGATCCGCTGTTCTACGGCACCGCGCGCTATCTTTGCGAACGCGTCGGCAAAGATCACTTCGACGTCACGCCGCACGTCAGCAGCATGCAGTTGGCCTTCGCGCGCGTCAAAGAAAGCTGGGAAGAAGCCTATCTGACCAATCTGGCGAATCACGCCTTCGACGCGGTGATCGAGAAAATCCGCGTCGCGGAAAAGGTCGGCATGTTCACCTCCGCAGCCCACACGCCCGCCGCGGTCGCCAAAGCGTTGATCGATCGCAAGATCGATTACTTCTCCTGCTACGTCTGCGAGAACCTCGGTTCGCCCGACGAGCGCGTGACGCAAGGCGAATTGGCCGACATTGCTGGTCACGAATTCGCGCCGTTGAACGTGATGATTCTCGTCCGCAAGCCGCACGTGCCGGACCGCCCCGCCGAAGCGCTCGGCAAGCGACTCTTTGGCAACCCGGACGTGATGTTCCTGCAATCGAAGCCCAAGAGCGGATTGCTCACGCCGGCCGAAGTGCGATCGATGGCCTTGGCGGAAATGGACCTCGGCCCGCGGAGCATCGTCTGGGACATCGGCGCCGGCAGCGGCTCAGTGGCCGTCGAGGCGGCGCAGTTGGCTTCCGGCGGAACGACGTATGCGATTGAAATGGATCAGGAAGATCACTCCCTGATCCTCGCCAACGCGCAACGCTTCGGTCTAACAAACCTCGTGCCCGTCCTCGGCCGCGCGCCGGAGGCCTGGCGCGATCTCCAAGAACCAGACGCCATCTTCCTCGGCGGCACGGGCCGGGAACTCGGCGACCTCGTCGAAGCGGCCTACGAGCGGTTGCGCATCGGCGGCCGCCTCGTGGCGAACGTCGGCAGCATCGAAAACCTGGCCGACGTGCATGGCACGCTGCAACGTCGCGAGTCAGACGTGAAAGTCTGGATGATCAACGTCGCCCGCGGAACGTACCAGTTGGAAAGAGTGCGGTTCGACGCCCTCAACCCGAGCTTCTTGCTGGCCGTGGTGAAGACCGGTTAG
- a CDS encoding undecaprenyl-diphosphate phosphatase produces the protein MEWLSVIILAVIQGITEFLPISSDGHLAVGEALCESLFHVKFANKLGLTIVLHAGTFVAVLAFYWNRVWRLLGADIHVLGLLIIGTLPAVVTGMLLKVFASHWLESPLLTGWLLLVNAALLWWASHRPLGTLTYQELTWRQALVIGLFQAVAPLPGISRSGSTIGAGLWLGLKREDAATFSFLLSLPAVGGAIVLETIDIARNGNAGLSWTILATGAAVSCFVGIFALRWLITWLQRGKLQYFALWCVPMGLAVIAWQMTIAR, from the coding sequence ATGGAGTGGCTGAGCGTCATTATTCTGGCAGTGATCCAAGGGATCACCGAGTTTCTGCCGATCAGTTCCGACGGGCACCTGGCGGTGGGCGAGGCGCTCTGCGAGAGCCTGTTCCACGTCAAATTCGCCAACAAACTCGGGCTGACGATCGTACTCCACGCCGGCACGTTCGTCGCCGTGTTGGCCTTCTATTGGAACCGCGTCTGGCGATTGCTGGGAGCGGACATTCACGTGCTGGGACTGTTGATCATCGGCACGTTGCCGGCGGTCGTGACGGGCATGTTGTTGAAGGTCTTCGCCTCACATTGGCTGGAAAGCCCGTTGCTGACTGGCTGGCTGTTGCTGGTCAACGCGGCGCTCTTGTGGTGGGCCAGCCATCGGCCGCTCGGCACGCTGACGTATCAGGAACTCACCTGGCGGCAGGCGCTCGTAATCGGACTGTTTCAAGCGGTGGCGCCGTTGCCAGGAATTTCGCGCAGCGGCAGCACGATCGGCGCCGGGTTATGGCTCGGCCTGAAACGCGAAGACGCCGCGACGTTTTCATTCTTGCTCTCGCTGCCGGCCGTCGGCGGCGCGATCGTTTTGGAAACCATCGACATCGCCCGCAACGGTAACGCGGGGCTTTCCTGGACGATCCTGGCCACCGGCGCGGCAGTCTCCTGCTTCGTCGGCATTTTTGCCCTGCGCTGGCTGATTACTTGGCTACAGCGCGGCAAGTTGCAGTACTTCGCGCTGTGGTGCGTGCCGATGGGCTTGGCGGTGATTGCCTGGCAGATGACGATCGCGAGATAG